GATGGACGGCTGTTCCTTACAGCTGATGTCGAGTAGTAGTATACAACACAAGCGTTAGAAGgggaaattgaagaggaagggGTTgtaacattaaataacacctgttaatgtgttttaaaaacagTTTTCACAACATTAGTTGACCTAATTTATTTGACAATATTTCCTAAAGTTGATTACACACGATTTTATCATCAGTATGTGATACAAAAGATTGTCATTCAACTATGAAATTGTTGAAACAATTACACATTATTACATAACGGACACGTATTATTATGTGGTTTAAGAATCTCAAATCTGTGTCCATCAACtggctggctagctagctaactagctattcGGCCTAGCCTTCTACAATCAACAACCTCCAATAAACACGTCAAATCGCCGGCTGCCTGCTAGCAAGAGCTAATTTTGACCTCGTTCAAATTGTTAAAATTTGAGACGTTAAAAAGCGTATACGgtagttttgtgtgtttctttaaGTGTCATTGTGAGAAACTATCGAATCCTCTCGAAAACTTTAAATAACTGACGTCAGAAGATGCGCGAAGTCAGTTTCCTTTGtggagcagacaaaaaaaagatctcGGTTGAGGCCTTGGCCAAGCCCAAGAGCCTCGGCCTCTGCTACGAGCATCGGCCGACTGTGCGAGCGCTCGCGTCGGCTTACCTGCACCAGATAGACCCCGGTACACAGAAGCCCTACAATGGATCCCAGCGCTTTCTGTGGCATCTTCCCGGGTTGTGAGCCGTCAACACGACGGGAAGCATAAAAGCAAAAGTGCTTCAAAATGAGAGGCCGACGAGTCGAGGTCACTTCAGGTGGCCTGTGAGTGACGCTAGTTAACGGTTCTTCCAGTCGCCTTCagacatgtttgtgttgtttctctGGCTCAGATGAAGCGCTGGGAGTAACATGAGAAACTAAAGGGGACTGAGTCAGCTGCAGGGGTCGCTGTTTAACCTTGTTTTCACTCAGTAGTCGCTACTCTAAACAGGattaaacatttgaaaacaaggttaaaatgtgttcatattaacaaaatactttttaaatgacCAGGCACATTTATTTGACACCAATATGCTTATCTTAGGAAATACATCACTCAATAAAAGAAATTGGCCAAATCATGTCCTGGTTAAATTACAAATGGACAATCTCCCTAAATTACAACTCTTCATCACGctgtttaatgtttgtttttgatatcatgAGATCAAGACAACACCTAAAAATTGATCAACAGTACCTCACCATGGCAGGGCTGCAAACAGGATGTTCTCAAAGGGAAGTGGCCACTGAGTTTAGAGCCGCACAAGCTATCCATGCTcggtaggactccttcttcagtgTCCACCATCAGGTTGACTTGAGTGAAGTGTGCTTTTTATTTCTGTGGAAAACATaccttaatagtaaaaaaaatatgtatttttaacaataatttagtttagtttattttgagttcagtttttgcagtgtccTATTCTATCTATACAGTATTCTGTCTAGTGTTAATGACTATGACATCACGCAGGATCACTTCCGGGAGAAGAAGGTGACAGCTGGTCTTCCACATGTTAATCCAGTCAGCTTGAGCAAGAAGTAGCAGGTACTTCACGTCACGATAACATGGTAAGTTATTCATTTATGCTTGTAAATACCTAGTAATGACAATGACTGGTTTGTTATTGGACTGTATTTTCAATTAGGAACATTTCATTCATGTTCAAACCCATTCAGCACGAATTActgtacaaaacaaaaataaagggcAGCAATAGCATGTGTCAAATCagaatttactgtatgtatgtatatatatatatatatatatatatatataatctttattaatattaatgtatttattcacaGTTGGACATCTAATGTGTCACAGGTTTGCAGAGTGTAGTGACAGTGTTTTATTCTTAGCGGTATCCCGTGTGAAGTAAATAAGTTGAGCCAAAGCCTTCCTGACTTCTTTTTGGACACAATCCAGTCACGGTGTGTGCATTCCTAATCTCAGGCTAGTGGGAGATTTCCCAAAGCAATGCATGCACACAACAGCAGCACCAATAGCAGTGAAACCTCTGAGGTCAAAAGAAAGCCATTTTTGGGAGAGTGGTTTACACCAAGTGCCGCCTCAAAAATGCTGGTACCACTGGTTTTGCTACTTCTGCTTCCCATCAAGATTTAGCTTCGACTATGTGGTTTGTACTCCGATATAGCTGGCTTGTGGCGTATTAGCTGCCTTACAAGCGTAATAATAAGCTATTAACACCCAAGTCTTAACTTGAAATGATAAATGGTGTAatggcaagtgtaaaaagactggaaatcattttaaaaaacacccaTAAAACCCTCCAAGTTCGATAGCAAATGCCgataaaaaaatgttcataGTGGACAGAAGCGTTGGGGGACGTGCGTGATGTCCACCACAACCATCTTTTCCGTGTAAGTGACTCAAAAAGGTcagagaaaacaaaaaagcaaaagacaggCCCGGTTCATCTGGCAATGCTCGTTGAACTGAGCTCTACTGAAGTAGGCTACAGTAGTGTACCTCTCCTGAAATTTTTGGTTGAATCCTTAATTGGCAACCTCGACAGCTGTAGTATAACGATACACATTAATGATGCATAGGACTACTTCGAGTATTACGACTagtagtatatattttttaatatatagagGAGCATGGTTGTGCCATATGAAAAGTGCCTTATCACATTATACATTATTATCAATATAAGGGCTTGCTGTCCATCCTGCGGAGGCTGAAGCAGCCTCAGGACCAGGAGGTGCATTTACTGCTGCTGGGTTTGGACAACGCCGGCAAGACCACTCTGCTCAAACAGCTGGCGGCGGAAGACATCAGTCACATCACACCCACACAAGTACAAACACGACACACATCCTGTATGTTGGTGATGGAGGTTTGATCCAAATCATGTGTGAGCAGGGCTTCAACATCAAGAGCGTTCAGTCGTCGGGCTTCAAGTTGAACGTGTGGGACATCGGAGGACAGCGTAAGATCCGCCCCTACTGGAAGAACTACTTTGAGAACACAGATGTGCTGGTAGGCATCACCATACACGGTATACGGTCCACTGTATGTGCCATATGCTGACATGCGGTGTGTTATTGTTTGCAGATCTACGTGATTGACAGCTCGGACAACAAGCGATTTGAAGAGACGAGTCTGGTATGGTGATATTCAAATCTTATTACTTTGATGCTGTTTCGTTTGACCTGACCTTATGATTGGAAACCACTTTATTCAACAACctttatcgaggaaaaggcttcttgagacgtcatctgtacttctgtgaagaaggtgtcggacgtttcgctcctcatccgaagagcttcgtcagcgaactaataagtgctggtagcctaggccttaaatacagtaagaactCTTACtgtaggccttaaatacagtaagaactcttactgtatttaaggcctaggctaccagcacttattagttcgctgacgaagctcttcggacaccttcttcacagaagtacagatgacgtctcaagaagccttttcctcgatggacaactcctgtacgactgagagcctacacagtcAACAACCTTTATGTGACACTGGAAGTCACCGTGAGGACtgcattgtggtcatctacGATAGTGCAGTTTTCATGCGATATTATTGCAGTTTATGGTATTTCATCAtatgttttgtcattattatCATTCAATTTCACACACATTTAGTAGTAACGTGCAATTTGATCCAGGTGAGTAGCCGGAGCTTCCTTTATGTCACAGTCCGGTCCAGGTTTCGGTTCTATGGCTATCATCACGTTCGGTCTTTGCCATCAGTGGTACCTCtgtgagctgaagtctcaccaGATTTGCTGACTCCACGCATGATAATGGTAACTTCAAATTTTGTTCAACTTTGGAGGCACATTTTTCCAGGAAACGTACCACTTTTCATGtccaataccgatactgatactgcaATGTTGTATATGGGCCGATGTGGATACCAATACCAGCCTGCTTTTCTCCTTTCTTGCTATTGTGATAGATTTGTATGCATGTActtcaaacattttatttaagaacCACCGTGTTCAAACGGTGCAACAAATATTCTGCTCTTCTGAAGGAAGAAATGAAATTGCCCACAACCTGATTCATGTTATGCaattgctgttgctgctgcttgtTTATGAACTTTAAACGAAACAGGATTCTTTTCTTGGCACCTTTCAAAGATTCCAAATAAAATTGAATAACGTTTGTACAAAAGTTTAAATCTGTAtcttaaaacaaatgaaaacccACTCATAATTCCAGTGTACAATGAGATACAGTACTTCACACTCAATATGCCCATGTGCACGCAAGTAAATTTGGCCAGTATCGGACTGATACCCATACTGAGTAGTGGATCGAACCATCTTTTAATTCTACATAATTTGTCGTCCACTGTACTGGTGTTGAGTTGACataattacttatttatttcagGAGCTGTCTGAGTTATTGGAAGCAGATGAGCTGGCCGCCGTGCCGCTGCTCGTCTTTGCCAACAAGCAGGACTTGATGACAGCCATATC
This Dunckerocampus dactyliophorus isolate RoL2022-P2 chromosome 17, RoL_Ddac_1.1, whole genome shotgun sequence DNA region includes the following protein-coding sequences:
- the LOC129170008 gene encoding ADP-ribosylation factor-like protein 3; the protein is MGLLSILRRLKQPQDQEVHLLLLGLDNAGKTTLLKQLAAEDISHITPTQGFNIKSVQSSGFKLNVWDIGGQRKIRPYWKNYFENTDVLIYVIDSSDNKRFEETSLELSELLEADELAAVPLLVFANKQDLMTAISASDLAESLNLHTVRDRMWQVQACSAITAEGVQDGMSWVCRNIKFRKK